Proteins from a single region of Streptomyces sp. HUAS 15-9:
- a CDS encoding class I SAM-dependent methyltransferase encodes MSDDHTHIQEFFGARAADWDSKFPDDGPAYASAVADLGLRTGDRVLDAGCGTGRALPPLRAAVGPSGVVVGVDLTPEMLQAAVRAGRDRDGRLVLADVTALPLRSESLDAVFGAGLIAHLPHPAENLRELARVVQPGGTLALFHPIGRAALAARQGRQITPEDLRAEANLGPLLAGSGWRMTSYVDEDTRFLALAVRER; translated from the coding sequence ATGAGCGACGACCACACACACATCCAGGAGTTCTTCGGGGCCCGTGCCGCCGACTGGGACAGCAAGTTCCCCGACGACGGCCCCGCCTACGCCTCCGCCGTGGCCGACCTGGGGCTGCGCACGGGGGACCGGGTGCTCGACGCGGGCTGCGGCACGGGACGCGCGCTGCCGCCGCTGCGCGCGGCCGTGGGGCCTTCGGGCGTGGTCGTGGGGGTCGATCTGACTCCGGAGATGCTGCAGGCGGCCGTACGGGCCGGGAGGGACCGCGACGGCCGGCTGGTGCTCGCCGACGTCACCGCGCTGCCGCTTCGGTCGGAGTCCCTCGACGCCGTGTTCGGGGCGGGCCTCATCGCGCACCTGCCCCATCCGGCCGAGAATCTGCGGGAGTTGGCGCGCGTGGTCCAGCCCGGCGGCACGCTTGCGCTGTTCCACCCGATCGGCCGGGCGGCCCTGGCCGCACGCCAGGGGCGGCAGATCACCCCGGAGGACCTGCGCGCGGAGGCCAACCTCGGTCCCCTGCTGGCAGGCTCCGGTTGGCGTATGACGTCGTACGTCGACGAGGACACCCGCTTCCTCGCGCTGGCGGTCCGGGAACGCTGA
- a CDS encoding alpha/beta fold hydrolase codes for MKQADFDGKGSCIRWTGTPGEEPARVYVHGLGSASSVYHAHIAARPELAGRRSLFVDLPGHGISDRPEHFGYTLEDNADALAAALDAADLTGAELIAHSMGGAVGIVLAHRRPDLVSRLVLTEANLDAFPPATAGSSGIASYEEDEFVDGGHARVLRKVGPLWAATMRLADPRALHRTAVGLRRGSDPVMRTILEGLAIDRVYLQGALSGELPGRVALEATGVRVVIVPGSGHNVMFDNPDAFVAAVAGRV; via the coding sequence GTGAAGCAGGCCGATTTCGATGGCAAGGGCAGCTGCATCCGCTGGACCGGGACGCCTGGCGAGGAGCCCGCGCGGGTGTATGTACACGGACTGGGGTCCGCCTCGTCCGTGTACCACGCGCACATCGCGGCCCGTCCGGAACTCGCCGGCCGGCGGAGCCTGTTCGTCGATCTGCCCGGACACGGCATCAGCGACCGGCCCGAACACTTCGGGTACACACTGGAGGACAACGCCGACGCCCTGGCCGCGGCACTGGACGCGGCGGATCTCACCGGCGCCGAGCTGATCGCGCACAGCATGGGCGGGGCGGTCGGCATCGTGCTCGCCCATCGGCGGCCCGATCTCGTCTCCCGGCTGGTCCTCACCGAGGCCAACCTCGATGCCTTCCCACCGGCGACCGCGGGGAGCAGCGGCATCGCCTCTTACGAGGAGGACGAGTTCGTCGACGGGGGGCACGCGCGCGTGCTGCGGAAGGTCGGCCCCCTCTGGGCCGCGACCATGCGGCTCGCCGACCCGCGCGCGCTGCACCGCACGGCCGTCGGGCTGCGGCGCGGATCGGACCCCGTCATGCGCACCATCCTGGAAGGACTGGCGATCGACCGTGTGTACCTTCAGGGTGCGCTCAGCGGTGAACTCCCGGGGAGGGTGGCCCTGGAAGCCACCGGGGTGCGCGTGGTGATCGTGCCCGGCTCCGGGCACAACGTCATGTTCGACAACCCGGACGCCTTCGTGGCGGCGGTCGCGGGGCGGGTGTGA
- a CDS encoding PadR family transcriptional regulator, which produces MLELAILGFLYDTPLHGYVLRKHIAALTGHVRPVAESTLYPAIKRLEKAGLLARATEPGSVAAPRHVLTLTEEGRSALRRRLAEPAQRDITDENHWFTVLAFLRHLDDPAAQATVLRRRLAFLEEPASFFYEGDRPLRAEELDDPFRSGILTIARATSRAELTWLRDTIASLDEAGR; this is translated from the coding sequence ATGCTGGAGCTCGCGATCCTCGGATTCCTCTACGACACCCCGCTGCACGGCTACGTCCTGCGCAAGCACATCGCGGCGCTGACCGGACACGTACGCCCCGTGGCCGAGAGCACGCTCTATCCCGCGATCAAGCGGCTGGAGAAGGCCGGCCTGCTGGCCCGGGCCACCGAGCCGGGGTCCGTGGCCGCACCGCGCCATGTGCTCACGCTCACCGAGGAGGGCAGGAGCGCGCTGCGCCGCCGGCTCGCCGAACCGGCGCAGCGCGACATCACCGACGAGAACCACTGGTTCACGGTGCTCGCCTTCCTCAGACACCTCGACGACCCCGCCGCCCAGGCGACGGTCCTACGGCGCAGACTGGCCTTCCTGGAGGAGCCGGCGAGCTTCTTCTACGAGGGTGACCGGCCGCTGCGCGCCGAAGAGCTGGACGACCCCTTCAGGAGCGGCATCCTCACCATCGCGCGTGCCACGAGCCGGGCCGAACTCACCTGGCTGCGCGACACCATCGCCTCACTCGACGAGGCCGGCCGCTGA
- a CDS encoding DEAD/DEAH box helicase gives MQRTPAAPPSDLSQLAGCCAVFVPADPARTGTVGFWRPDGEAPPAVASGAAADLTVLLPRGNGVERVRVPAVLLPVRTALPFLTRARVFPHAHRATAFWGAAGVLALHFLARGLLLPGLSPADHDVWRVGPLSARDSELVRELAAAMPPDAHAVPSAGSAEAPLMPEPERLLRAFLDAVADALPRSPAARLVTGGPAYAAPEPQHLPAQRAWADDIAAVHDAGVRLSLRIEVPGLEDAAHDAVDDRVGDDTPVRFRAVLQVHRVSGPALVADAVEVWVGSGPSGAAFGPRARMDALLALRRAARAWPPLTPLLSAGVPDAVELADDEVAELLGEGGRALAAAGVDVHWPRELSRELSVHAAVGPPEGDPEREGDPEQDGGAEQGGDAADMPSFLSADALLTFSWWFALGGRELTREELDRLAEAKRPLVRLRDRWVLIDPEEARRARARQNGKVSAIEALGAALTGSAEFDGTRVDVRATGRLAELRDRLADPEAREEVVPPAALDASLRDYQLRGLGWLARMTSRGLGCCLADDMGLGKTITLIALHLHRQTDASAAGPTLVVCPASLLGNWQREIERFAPGTPVRRFHGARRDLGSVGDGEFVLTTYGTMRLDAARLGEVPWGMAVADEAQHVKNPYSATARALRSIGARARVALTGTPVENNLSELWAILDWTTPGLLGRLGTFRARYAQAVESGRDPIAAERLSRLVRPFLLRRRKSDPGVAPELPPKTETDHPVPLTEEQTGLYEALVRETLERIRAADGMERRGLIVKLLTGLKQICNHPAQFLKEDSPTIAGRSGKLELLDELLDTILSEGGGVLVFTQYVRMARLLERHLSARGVASQLLHGGTPVAGREAMVRRFQDGEVPVFLLSLKAAGTGLNLTRAEHVVHYDRWWNPAVEAQATDRAYRIGQTRPVQVHRLIAEGTVEDRIAELLSRKRELADAVLGSGEAALTELTDAELADLVAWRGEAR, from the coding sequence GTGCAGAGAACCCCCGCGGCGCCACCCTCCGACCTGTCCCAACTGGCCGGATGCTGCGCCGTGTTCGTACCGGCGGATCCCGCTCGCACCGGCACCGTCGGCTTCTGGCGACCCGACGGCGAGGCTCCCCCGGCCGTCGCGTCGGGAGCGGCCGCGGACCTGACCGTCCTGCTGCCCCGCGGGAACGGCGTCGAACGGGTACGGGTGCCCGCGGTGCTGCTGCCGGTGCGCACCGCGCTTCCGTTCCTCACACGCGCGCGTGTCTTCCCGCACGCGCACCGGGCGACCGCGTTCTGGGGCGCGGCGGGTGTGCTGGCCCTGCACTTCCTGGCGCGAGGTCTGCTGCTGCCCGGCCTGTCCCCCGCCGATCACGACGTCTGGCGGGTCGGGCCCCTGTCCGCCCGGGACTCGGAACTCGTCCGCGAGCTCGCCGCCGCCATGCCGCCCGACGCCCACGCGGTGCCGTCGGCCGGTTCCGCCGAGGCGCCTCTGATGCCGGAGCCCGAGCGGCTGCTGCGTGCCTTCCTCGACGCGGTGGCCGACGCGCTCCCCCGTTCCCCCGCCGCGCGGCTGGTGACGGGTGGCCCCGCCTACGCGGCGCCCGAGCCGCAGCATCTGCCCGCGCAGCGGGCCTGGGCCGACGACATCGCCGCGGTCCACGACGCGGGCGTACGGCTCTCGCTGCGCATCGAAGTGCCCGGCCTCGAGGACGCCGCGCACGACGCCGTCGACGACCGGGTGGGCGACGACACGCCCGTGCGGTTCCGTGCCGTGCTCCAGGTGCACCGGGTGAGCGGACCCGCGCTCGTCGCGGACGCGGTCGAGGTGTGGGTGGGATCCGGCCCTTCAGGCGCTGCCTTCGGCCCACGCGCGCGGATGGACGCCCTGCTGGCACTGCGCCGTGCGGCGCGCGCCTGGCCGCCGTTGACGCCCCTGCTCTCGGCGGGCGTGCCCGACGCCGTCGAACTCGCGGACGACGAGGTCGCCGAGCTCCTCGGGGAGGGCGGCCGCGCCCTCGCTGCGGCGGGTGTCGACGTGCACTGGCCGCGGGAGCTGTCGCGCGAACTGTCCGTCCATGCGGCCGTCGGTCCACCGGAAGGTGATCCTGAGCGGGAAGGGGATCCGGAGCAGGACGGAGGTGCGGAGCAGGGCGGAGATGCGGCAGACATGCCCTCGTTCCTGTCCGCCGACGCCCTGCTCACCTTCAGCTGGTGGTTCGCGCTGGGCGGGCGGGAACTCACACGCGAGGAGCTGGACCGCCTCGCGGAGGCCAAGCGTCCGCTGGTGCGGCTGCGCGACCGCTGGGTCCTGATCGACCCGGAGGAGGCGCGCCGCGCCCGCGCACGGCAGAACGGCAAGGTCAGCGCGATCGAAGCACTCGGCGCCGCGCTGACCGGCTCGGCGGAGTTCGACGGCACCCGTGTCGACGTACGGGCCACGGGCCGGCTGGCGGAACTGCGGGACCGGCTCGCCGACCCGGAGGCGCGGGAAGAGGTCGTCCCACCGGCCGCGCTCGACGCGAGCCTGCGCGACTACCAGCTGCGGGGCCTCGGCTGGCTGGCCCGCATGACCTCGCGGGGCCTGGGCTGTTGCCTGGCGGACGACATGGGCCTCGGCAAGACGATCACGCTGATCGCCCTGCATCTGCACCGGCAGACCGATGCGTCGGCCGCCGGTCCCACGCTCGTCGTCTGCCCGGCGTCCCTGCTCGGCAACTGGCAGCGCGAGATCGAGCGGTTCGCGCCCGGCACACCGGTGCGGCGGTTCCACGGGGCCCGGCGCGATCTCGGCTCCGTGGGCGACGGGGAGTTCGTCCTCACGACGTACGGCACGATGCGCCTGGACGCCGCCCGTCTCGGCGAGGTGCCCTGGGGCATGGCCGTCGCCGACGAGGCCCAGCACGTGAAGAACCCCTACTCGGCGACCGCGAGGGCGCTGCGCTCCATCGGCGCACGCGCACGCGTGGCGCTCACCGGAACCCCGGTGGAGAACAACCTGTCCGAGCTGTGGGCCATCCTCGACTGGACGACCCCTGGGCTGCTGGGCCGCCTCGGTACCTTCCGCGCGCGGTACGCGCAGGCCGTGGAGAGCGGGCGGGACCCCATCGCCGCGGAGCGGCTCTCCCGGCTCGTGCGGCCGTTCCTGCTGCGCCGCCGCAAGTCGGACCCCGGCGTCGCGCCCGAACTGCCGCCCAAGACCGAGACCGATCACCCGGTGCCGCTGACCGAGGAACAGACGGGCCTGTACGAGGCCCTGGTGCGCGAGACACTGGAGCGGATCCGGGCGGCCGACGGCATGGAGCGGCGGGGCCTGATCGTGAAGCTGCTCACCGGCCTGAAGCAGATCTGCAATCACCCGGCGCAGTTCCTCAAGGAGGACAGCCCGACCATCGCGGGACGCTCGGGGAAGCTGGAGCTTCTGGACGAACTGCTCGACACGATCCTCTCCGAGGGAGGGGGCGTTCTGGTCTTCACCCAGTACGTGCGCATGGCGCGCCTCCTGGAGCGGCATCTGTCGGCCCGTGGGGTGGCCTCGCAGCTCCTCCACGGCGGCACGCCCGTCGCCGGTCGTGAGGCGATGGTGCGACGGTTCCAGGACGGTGAGGTGCCCGTCTTCCTGCTGTCGTTGAAGGCCGCCGGCACGGGCCTGAACCTCACCCGGGCCGAGCACGTGGTGCACTACGACCGCTGGTGGAACCCCGCCGTGGAGGCGCAGGCCACCGACCGCGCGTACCGAATCGGCCAGACCCGGCCGGTACAGGTGCACCGGCTGATCGCCGAGGGCACGGTCGAGGACCGCATCGCGGAGCTGCTGAGCCGCAAACGAGAGCTGGCCGACGCCGTGCTCGGATCGGGCGAGGCGGCTCTCACCGAACTGACGGACGCGGAACTGGCCGATCTGGTGGCATGGCGCGGGGAGGCACGATGA
- a CDS encoding SWIM zinc finger family protein, producing MSRYDDDTVRTFPTLPPARGRGFAQTWWGRAWLRSLEDTALDAAQVKAGRRLARAGAVGAVSVRPGRVTAMVREPGRAAHRADVLLPRLVDEQWARFLDLAVERAGHVAALLDRELPPHLVEDAAAVGIELLPGLGDLEPECGCDAWDHCGHTAALCHQMARLLDEDPFVLLLMRGIGKSAFFDALQSRGATPEEQSAEPVVVDAAEAWAAGDILPPLPALPDLPDVPGAPASLDAEASPVPGVDPAALEYLAARTAAEAHRLLAKALCAVPEPGPFDAELTPEQDAVRLAVGAPEGAVANRLAEGSGRGRKGLAAAVGAWRHGGAAALSVLDEEWQMTGEALARARAALEAAWGEDDDRPSLRKPDNRWTVPGAGIQLRLGRDCRWWPYIEEHGLWMPAGGPERDPATALAAARSALDDEPSDES from the coding sequence ATGAGCCGGTACGACGACGACACGGTGCGCACGTTCCCCACGCTGCCGCCCGCGCGCGGACGGGGCTTCGCGCAGACATGGTGGGGGCGGGCCTGGCTGCGGTCACTGGAGGACACCGCGCTGGACGCGGCGCAGGTCAAGGCGGGACGCAGGCTCGCCCGCGCGGGCGCGGTGGGCGCCGTGTCGGTACGCCCGGGCCGGGTGACGGCGATGGTGCGCGAGCCGGGGCGCGCGGCACACCGGGCCGACGTCCTGCTGCCGCGGCTGGTCGACGAGCAGTGGGCCCGTTTCCTGGACCTGGCCGTCGAGCGTGCGGGGCACGTGGCGGCGCTGCTCGACCGGGAGCTGCCCCCGCACCTGGTCGAGGACGCGGCGGCCGTGGGGATCGAACTGCTGCCGGGCCTCGGCGACCTGGAGCCCGAGTGCGGCTGCGACGCCTGGGACCACTGCGGACACACGGCGGCGCTGTGCCACCAGATGGCGCGGCTGCTGGACGAGGATCCGTTCGTCCTTTTGCTGATGCGCGGAATCGGAAAAAGCGCGTTCTTCGACGCGCTGCAGTCGCGCGGCGCCACCCCCGAGGAGCAGTCCGCCGAACCGGTGGTGGTGGATGCCGCGGAGGCCTGGGCGGCCGGAGACATCCTCCCTCCGCTGCCCGCGTTGCCCGACCTCCCGGACGTGCCAGGTGCGCCCGCGTCCCTGGATGCCGAGGCATCGCCCGTCCCTGGGGTCGACCCGGCGGCCCTGGAGTACCTGGCGGCGCGGACCGCCGCGGAGGCACACCGGTTGCTGGCAAAGGCACTCTGCGCCGTACCGGAACCTGGACCCTTCGACGCCGAGTTGACGCCGGAGCAGGATGCCGTACGTCTGGCCGTGGGCGCCCCCGAGGGGGCCGTCGCGAACCGGCTCGCGGAGGGATCGGGGCGTGGCCGGAAAGGGCTTGCGGCGGCCGTGGGTGCCTGGCGCCACGGTGGTGCGGCAGCGCTGTCCGTGCTGGACGAGGAATGGCAGATGACGGGCGAAGCACTCGCACGCGCGCGTGCCGCGCTCGAAGCGGCCTGGGGCGAGGACGACGATCGGCCGTCACTGCGAAAGCCGGACAACCGGTGGACGGTCCCGGGGGCCGGGATTCAGCTGCGCCTGGGCCGGGACTGCCGCTGGTGGCCGTACATCGAGGAGCACGGCCTCTGGATGCCCGCGGGAGGCCCGGAACGGGATCCGGCGACGGCACTTGCGGCGGCCCGGTCGGCACTCGACGACGAACCGTCCGACGAGTCCTGA
- a CDS encoding esterase-like activity of phytase family protein yields MSPHATGRRRVVNRSVTTGLPLALAAALVAAGTATAAPSGDAAHVIRTATLGDIPLGAFSNALLPGSVDNDRGVDLGGIGSDIYPAGRKGEYWTVTDRGPNGQIKVDGKKRRTFPVPGFDPAIVKIRVAGDKVEVLDAIPLTTRSGKAVTGLSNQQGRDEAPYSYDAKTPLSYDPNGVDTEGIVRAADGSFWLVDEYGPSLIHVSARGKVLTRYVPKGLNLTGADYPVVEALPSVLLHRKINRGFEGLAQLPCGDLVMALQSPLSLPDTNAGGASRTTRLMRFSPKKQAVTAEYAYRFDPVNVVDPSEDDTSELKISSVVAVGGDRLLVEERTDKTARLQLVRLGHKADILGSPWDDDTTSPSLEQLEDPAAAGVPVLAKRLVVDLGTVSGVPGKIEGIARVDRDTLALINDNDFGMTDGTGAFDAQGRLVDSGIETTVTYVRLPEGI; encoded by the coding sequence ATGTCCCCGCATGCCACCGGCCGGCGCCGCGTCGTCAACCGTTCCGTCACGACGGGTCTGCCCCTGGCCCTCGCGGCCGCCCTCGTGGCCGCCGGTACGGCCACGGCGGCACCGTCCGGGGACGCCGCCCACGTCATCCGTACGGCGACGCTCGGCGACATCCCGCTCGGCGCGTTCAGCAACGCCCTGCTTCCCGGCAGCGTGGACAACGACCGGGGCGTGGACCTCGGCGGCATCGGCAGCGACATCTACCCGGCGGGCCGCAAGGGCGAGTACTGGACGGTCACCGACCGCGGCCCCAACGGCCAGATCAAGGTGGACGGCAAGAAGCGCCGCACGTTCCCGGTACCGGGCTTCGACCCGGCGATCGTGAAGATCCGGGTGGCCGGGGACAAGGTGGAGGTGCTCGACGCGATTCCACTCACCACCCGGTCGGGCAAGGCCGTCACCGGGCTGTCCAACCAGCAGGGCCGGGACGAGGCGCCGTACAGCTATGACGCGAAGACCCCTCTGTCGTACGACCCGAACGGGGTGGACACCGAGGGCATCGTGCGGGCCGCGGACGGGAGCTTCTGGCTCGTCGACGAGTACGGCCCGTCGCTGATCCACGTCTCCGCGCGCGGGAAGGTGCTCACGCGTTACGTGCCCAAGGGGCTGAACCTCACGGGCGCCGACTACCCGGTGGTCGAGGCGCTGCCGTCCGTGCTGCTGCACCGGAAGATCAACCGCGGGTTCGAGGGGCTGGCCCAACTGCCCTGCGGAGACCTGGTGATGGCCCTGCAGAGTCCGCTCTCCCTGCCGGACACGAACGCCGGTGGCGCCTCGCGCACGACGCGTCTGATGCGGTTCTCGCCGAAGAAGCAGGCGGTCACCGCCGAGTACGCCTACCGGTTCGACCCGGTGAACGTGGTCGACCCGAGCGAGGACGACACGTCCGAGCTCAAGATCTCCTCGGTGGTCGCCGTGGGCGGTGACCGGCTGCTGGTCGAGGAGCGCACCGACAAGACCGCCCGGCTGCAGCTGGTGAGGCTGGGGCACAAGGCGGACATCCTCGGCAGCCCCTGGGACGACGACACGACGTCCCCGTCGCTGGAGCAGCTGGAGGACCCGGCGGCCGCGGGCGTCCCGGTGCTCGCCAAGCGGCTTGTCGTGGACCTGGGCACGGTGAGCGGTGTGCCCGGGAAGATCGAGGGCATCGCGCGCGTGGACCGCGACACGCTCGCCCTCATCAACGACAACGACTTCGGGATGACGGACGGCACGGGCGCCTTCGACGCGCAGGGCCGCCTGGTCGACAGCGGCATCGAGACGACGGTGACGTACGTCCGGCTGCCCGAGGGCATCTGA
- the xylA gene encoding xylose isomerase yields MSYQPTLEDRFTFGLWTVGWQGRDPFGDATRRALDPVETVRRLAELGAYGVTFHDDDLIPFGSSDAERESHIKRFRQALDATGLTVPMATTNLFTHPVFKDGAFTANDRDVRRYALRKTVRNIDLAVELGAKTYVAWGGREGAESGAAKDVRVALDRMKEAFDLLGEYVTSQGYDLRFAIEPKPNEPRGDILLPTVGHALAFIERLERPELYGVNPEVGHEQMAGLNFPHGIAQALWAGKLFHIDLNGQSGIKYDQDLRFGAGDLRSAFWLVDLLETAGYDGPRHFDFKPPRTEDFDGVWASAAGCMRNYLILKERSAAFRADPEVQEALRASRLDQLAQPTAADGLQALLADRTAFEDFDAEAAAARGMAFEQLDQLAMDHLLGARG; encoded by the coding sequence ATGAGCTACCAGCCCACCCTCGAGGACAGGTTCACCTTCGGCCTGTGGACCGTCGGCTGGCAGGGACGGGACCCGTTCGGCGACGCCACCCGCCGCGCCCTCGACCCGGTCGAGACGGTGCGGCGCCTGGCCGAGCTGGGCGCCTACGGCGTGACCTTCCACGACGACGACCTGATCCCCTTCGGGTCCTCGGACGCCGAGCGCGAGTCGCACATCAAGCGCTTTCGCCAGGCCCTGGACGCGACCGGCCTGACCGTGCCGATGGCCACGACCAACCTCTTCACCCACCCGGTCTTCAAGGACGGCGCGTTCACCGCGAACGACCGCGACGTGCGCCGCTACGCGCTGCGCAAGACCGTCCGCAACATCGACCTGGCGGTCGAACTGGGCGCGAAGACGTACGTCGCCTGGGGCGGCCGGGAGGGCGCCGAGTCCGGTGCCGCCAAGGACGTGCGCGTCGCCCTCGACCGCATGAAGGAGGCCTTCGACCTCCTCGGCGAGTACGTCACCTCCCAGGGCTACGACCTGCGCTTCGCCATCGAGCCCAAGCCGAACGAGCCGCGCGGCGACATCCTGCTGCCCACCGTCGGCCACGCGCTCGCGTTCATCGAGCGTCTGGAGCGCCCGGAGCTCTACGGCGTCAACCCCGAGGTCGGCCACGAGCAGATGGCCGGACTGAACTTCCCGCACGGCATCGCGCAGGCCCTGTGGGCGGGCAAGCTCTTCCACATCGACCTCAACGGCCAATCCGGTATCAAGTACGACCAGGACCTGCGCTTCGGCGCCGGTGACCTGCGGTCCGCCTTCTGGCTGGTCGACCTCCTGGAGACCGCCGGCTACGACGGTCCCCGGCACTTCGACTTCAAGCCGCCGCGCACGGAGGACTTCGACGGCGTGTGGGCGTCGGCGGCCGGCTGCATGCGCAACTACCTCATCCTCAAGGAGCGTTCGGCGGCCTTCCGCGCGGACCCGGAGGTCCAGGAGGCGCTGCGCGCCTCGCGGCTCGACCAGCTGGCGCAGCCCACCGCGGCGGACGGCCTCCAGGCACTGCTCGCCGACCGCACGGCGTTCGAGGACTTCGACGCGGAGGCGGCCGCCGCGCGCGGGATGGCCTTCGAGCAGCTCGACCAGCTGGCCATGGATCACCTGCTGGGCGCGCGGGGCTGA
- the xylB gene encoding xylulokinase, translating to MSAAEGPLVVGVDTSTQSTKALVVDASTGQVVASGQAPHTVSSGAGRESDPRQWWDALCEALRQCGDAAHEAAAVSIGGQQHGLVTLDARGEPVRPALLWNDVRSAPQARRLVEELGGPKGWAERTGSVPGASFTVTKWAWLAENEPDAARATKAVRLPHDYLTERLTGQGTTDRGDVSGTGWWASGTESYDEETLRHVGLDPALLPRVVRPGEVAGTVRDSHDLPFSKGTLVAPGTGDNAAAALGLGLRPGTPVLSLGTSGTVYAVSKHRPTDPTGTVAGFADAHGDWLPLACTLNCTLAVDRVAALLGLDREAAEAGGSVTLLPYLDGERTPNLPNAAGLLHGLRHDTTGGQLLQAAYDGAVHSLLGALDLVLDEDADRGAPLLLIGGGARGTAWQQTVRRLSGRPVQVPEARELVALGAAAQAAGLLTGEDPASVARRWNTAAGPVLDAVERDEETLARISGVLSDAAPLLERGTRPLTDRPSTDPGRGRLSGTRTED from the coding sequence ATGTCAGCAGCCGAGGGTCCGCTCGTCGTCGGCGTGGACACGTCCACCCAGTCCACCAAGGCGCTGGTCGTCGACGCGTCCACCGGCCAGGTCGTGGCGAGCGGCCAGGCACCCCACACCGTCTCCTCCGGCGCCGGCCGGGAGAGCGACCCGCGCCAGTGGTGGGACGCGCTGTGCGAGGCCTTGCGCCAGTGCGGTGACGCGGCCCACGAGGCGGCCGCGGTGTCGATCGGCGGCCAGCAGCACGGCCTGGTCACCCTGGACGCCCGGGGCGAGCCGGTACGGCCCGCCCTGCTCTGGAACGACGTGCGCTCGGCACCCCAGGCCCGCCGTCTCGTCGAGGAGCTGGGCGGCCCCAAGGGCTGGGCGGAGCGCACCGGGAGCGTGCCCGGCGCCTCCTTCACGGTCACGAAGTGGGCCTGGCTCGCCGAGAACGAGCCGGACGCCGCCCGCGCCACCAAGGCCGTGCGCCTCCCGCACGACTACCTCACCGAGCGCCTCACCGGCCAGGGCACGACGGACCGGGGCGATGTCTCCGGCACCGGTTGGTGGGCGTCCGGGACCGAGTCGTACGACGAGGAGACCCTGCGGCACGTGGGGCTCGACCCGGCGCTGCTGCCCCGGGTCGTACGGCCGGGCGAGGTGGCCGGGACGGTGCGCGACAGCCACGACCTGCCGTTCTCCAAGGGCACCCTGGTCGCACCGGGCACCGGCGACAACGCGGCGGCCGCGCTGGGCCTCGGACTGCGCCCCGGCACCCCGGTACTGAGCCTCGGCACGTCGGGCACCGTGTACGCCGTGTCGAAGCACCGCCCCACCGATCCGACCGGCACCGTCGCGGGCTTCGCCGACGCGCACGGCGACTGGCTGCCGCTGGCCTGCACCCTGAACTGCACCCTCGCCGTCGATCGCGTCGCGGCGCTGCTGGGCCTGGACCGCGAGGCCGCGGAGGCAGGCGGCTCGGTCACCCTCCTGCCGTATCTGGACGGCGAACGCACCCCGAACCTGCCGAACGCCGCCGGTCTGCTGCACGGGCTGCGCCACGACACGACGGGCGGGCAGCTCCTGCAGGCGGCGTACGACGGCGCCGTCCACTCGCTGCTCGGCGCCCTGGACCTGGTGCTCGACGAGGACGCGGACCGCGGCGCACCGCTGCTGCTGATCGGCGGCGGAGCCCGCGGCACGGCCTGGCAGCAGACCGTGCGACGGCTGTCGGGCCGTCCGGTACAGGTGCCCGAGGCCAGGGAGCTGGTCGCGCTCGGTGCCGCGGCACAGGCGGCCGGACTGCTGACCGGCGAGGACCCGGCCTCCGTCGCCCGCCGCTGGAACACGGCCGCCGGACCGGTGCTGGACGCCGTGGAGCGGGACGAGGAGACACTGGCCCGGATCTCCGGGGTACTCTCCGACGCGGCCCCGCTGCTGGAGCGGGGGACGCGCCCACTGACCGACCGCCCATCGACGGACCCCGGCAGAGGACGCCTGTCGGGGACACGGACCGAGGACTGA